CCCCCGATTATGAAAATCATCTTAAATTTTCATCCAACAAAATTTGGAGACATATCTGCGGATGGATTCATCAGGTCCTCCATTGTGTTATTTATGGCCATATGTTTGCAAAATAAACCGCAATTGTTTGGCTTTACCCATTTTTCAATGTCTTTAGTTTTATTATCTTCCCATATCTCTTTTAATGACTTTTCATTAATGTTGCCAATATAGAATTGTTCTTCTCCTCTGGCATTTTTACAAAAAGTCACGTAACCTTCAGCTAATATAGCAAGCATGAAAAAGTGTGCATAACATGTTTGAGGATAATCAAGATTTTCTTGTGCAGTCATGTATGTTGTAGTAAGTAGATTGATACCATGATTTGCAAGAATTGTTTTTACATTTCTAAAAACATTTTGAGTTTTTTCATCATTCCAAAATTTGCCTTTATCATCAGAATATTGGTCCGGTGCTAATTGATAATAATTTATGTTAAGTGATTTGATTCTTTCTGCAAATCCTTCTAATGTTGAAACATTATCTGGTGTTACTAGAGTTCTAATACCTATGTTTAGATCACTGTTAATCTCTGATTTTTTATCTGATAAAATTCCAATGTTTTTTACAATCAATTCAAATTGATCAACACCTTGTACTTTCTTGTAACTCTCTCTGTCTCCTCCTGCCATGGAAATTCTAATCCATTGTAAATTGTTTACATATCTTTCTACATTTCGTTCTGTTATTGCAGAACCATTAGTAATGGTACCTATATCCAATCCAATTCCATTTGCAAATTCGATCATTTCTAGATAATCTTTATGGATGGTTGGCTCTCCACCACCGGTAAAGCTAATTGCCTTGGTGCCAAGTTCTTTTGCTTCTTGTAATCTTTTTTTCAATAATTCTGTTTCAAGTGACGGTTTATCCGCCTCTACTCCTATATGTTCTGCATAAAAACAAAATGAACATCTATGATTACATCTATTGGTAAGATCCACTTCAATAGTTGTTGGGAATGGTCTTTCTCCTTCCTTATATGCTGCAATTTTTTCTGGATGGAATAAGATCTTCTTATTAAAATCAAAATTTTGAAGACTCAGATTTTTGGAATCCGATGTTCTATATGCCTCCCCTGTCTGTTTTTTGAGTTCATTTGCTGATCTAGGCTTTGAATCCTTGATTGTAATTATATCTGCTCCCATGTTACTCTGTTAATTTGTCCTCCAATTTATTATACATATCCTGCTTTTTTAAATAATATACTGGTTCAACTTTTCAAAATAAACCATATGTGACTCAATCCCATCTTAATGGCCTTGAATTTTTTATCTGAGCCAATTTTGGATTCTCCTATACGTTTGTTTGATGTGACCGGGACTTCGACTACACGTAAATTTGCCTTAATTGATTCTATTATCATATATAATGAAAATTCATTTCCCGGAATTACTTTTCCTGTTCTATGATCTGTAAATGATTGTATGATTTCTTTTAGGGACTCTTTGCGGATTACTCGCAAAATACATCCAACATCAGTGAGACTTACTGATCCCATGTGTAATAAACTGAAAAATTTTATTTGTATTAGCTTTGCCAAAAAATAATTTCCCCACACATACATCATCTTTACTTGATTCCCTTTTTCAGATAATGTTTGAATCAGCCTTGTACCTAACACCAAGTCTGAATTATCTAAATACGGAATCATTTTCTCCAAATCATACCCGTTTGAACTTCCATCCCCTTCTACCAATACAATGATGTCATAGTCTGTTTTCAGTGCTTCTTGAAATCCCACTACACATGAATGACCGAAACCCATGTTTTTTTCCTTAGTGATAACTTTTGCACCATGCTCTTGTGCAATTTTCACTGTATTGTCTTCACTGTGGTTATCTATTACAATAACCTCTTTGACATTTTTCTGTAGTACAAAATCATCTATTACCTTACCTATTGCAAGTTCTTCATTATAAGCAACAATTATGACACAAATTTGTTTGCTTTCTAATGGATAATATGATAGATAGTCCTTGTTTGGGTCTGTTCTGTAATATTTTCTTTTTTGTGCAAACAGTAAGGCTATTGCTAACCAAACTCCATCAAAAATTATAATCCATTTGAAATATGTCGATGAATACACTCTTTCAAAAAAGTTCATTCCTTGAAAAAAATCTTGTAGTCCATACGTGACTAATAAAATAAATGTCGATAAAAAAAAGACTACGTTGATAATTATTAATGCAAAAAAACTTATTCCTATACCTGCAAATAAAATACCCATAATTCAAACCAAAACTTCTTCCATAAAATATTTTATTTTTTGATTAATGGGATGACAAAAAATATGCCCAAAACAGTAGCAAACCATACAGTACAAATTCTAGAAAAAATGGTTGCTGTAGTTGCTAGATCATAATCTAAATTATATTGAATTAGCAGATTGATTAAACTAACTTCTGTAATCCCTATACCTCCTGGAATTAACGTAAGAAAACCTGCCACCAACGATGATAATCCTATAATTGAAGCGTCAAAAAAATTGATCTCTGTAATAAAAGCAGAAAAACTAAGATAAAAAGCAACAGCATCTAAAAACCAGCAACCTATACTAAATACCGTTAATGTGAAAATATTTTTCCTAGTCAGAATATTCTTAAATGAAATTTCAAAGCCATCTTGTTTGATTAGTTTTTTTAGGACATTTGTAATTCTATTTGTAAAAAATGATCTTGATGCTAGAAAAATAAATCCTATGAGCAAAATAACAAACAACGTAATTGGAAGAAATAACACATCTACAAATCTGAAACTCATGAAAATTATGACCAGTCCTGAAATTCCTACCAGATCAAATATTCTTTCTGCTATGATTACCGAAATTGTTTTTGAAAGTTGAAATCCATATTTTTCTTTCATGAAAAATGATTTTGCGAATGTCCCTATTGCACCTGGGGTCATAAGAAATGCTAATCCTGAACAAAAAATTGATACGCTATCTTTGACAGATATATCTAGATTTTCTCTTTGTAACAGATACTTTTGTCTTAGACTCTTTAAAAAAATTGAAACTACCACCATTGACAATATTGCTGGAATATATCTGAAATCTAACACTGAAAAATTTTGGTTAATTTGATTAATGTCTCCATACAAAATCACCCCAAAATAGAATATAATTGAAATCAAAACAAATCCTAGTATTCTTTTGAATGATAGAATGTTCATGCGTTCGTTGAGATGTGTCTTGGTATTAATATAACTGTGGTAACCTCCGTTGTAAATGGTATCTAGATATTTTTACATCATTATCGCGGTTTATGTTCTCTTGTTTCCAATTTTTTTTGATCCTGTTATTAGGAGTGATGGAACCTTATTTTTTTGGACCACTCATTCTATGATAATTGATCATGACCTAGATTTTCAAAATCAATATGATAATCTTCCAATCAGATGGGTTAATCCTGACATCAAAACTACTACTGGACTGATCTACAATGTTCAGAATATGGGAAGCTCATTGCTTAATGCTCCTTTCTTTATTGCAGCTCATCTTGCATCTTCGATATTGGGATTCCCAATTGATGGATATGGTCCAGCATATACATATTCATTTAATCTTGGTTCTGTTTTTTATTCATTATCTGGTGCTCTTATCTTATTTGCTGCCATCAAGAAATTTCTGAAAATAAGTGAGCACAATTCATTTTTTGCAACATTGACTATTGTGTTGGCTACCCCTGTTGTTTATTATTCTCTCCTTGCCCCTAGTTTTTCATCTGCACATTCATTTTTTGCAGTATCACTTTTTGTATTTGTATGGCTAAAACTGCGTGATTCTCTGAATCTGAAATATTGGATTTACATGGGTCTGTGTGTAGGGTTAATTTTTATGGTTAGAACTGTTGACGCTGTATTCTTCTTTCTGCCTTTGATTGATTTGGTTTTATTCAAACGTTTTTGGATAACAAAAAATCCAAAAAACCTTTTTCTCGTAGCACTCTATGTTTGTTGTTTTATTGTGGCTTTTAGTCCGCATATGGTGTATTGGGATTATCTTTATGGAGAGCTAATTCCTCGACCTATGCCTTTGGATCAGTGGTATGCAGTAAATGATGATCCTCGAGGGACTTTTATGAATTGGTTTCATCCTTATTTTGCTGAATTTTTATTTTCAGAACATCGTGGATTGTTTGTTTGGAGTCCTATACTTTTGGTCTCTTTGGCAGGTTACTGCTTATTGTACAAGAAAAATCGTTCTATTGCAACTGTTATGATCATTATGACAGCTATTGTATTTTACATGCATTCTGCTCCTCATGACTGGTCTGGTGGAGGATCTTTTGGTCAACGACGTGCTATAGATTTAGCCCCTTTCTTTGCAATTGGCTTAGCTGCTATTTTTGAAAAACTATGTACCTCAAATATGCGCAAATTTTTGAAATATTCTGTCATTACTTCAACTATTGTTTGGAATTTTATTCTCATTTCAGTTTGGAATTCTGAAAAGTTAATTAGAAAATATGTCAGAGGCTCTGATCCTGATTTATTGCTAGTTCCAACTGGAAATCCTATTGTGTTTAACACTGATGTTTTTCCACACGTGGATTCTATTTTCTCGTTTATTGCAAATATTTCCTACAAGCATATGTGGTGGTACAGAGTGATTCTAAGAGATCATGGTTATGTTGTAGATTATAATGTGTGGGCAATTGTTGTGCTCTTACCTTTTTCGCTTTTGCTTTTAGTTGCATTTCGTGATAAAATTTTTAAACGTATTCAAAATTAATCACATCACTCCAATTTTCCAATTTCGTTTTCTAATTCAGTAAATGTTATCTGATTTTTTTTTATTTTATTTCTATATACTATAATTTCTTCTTTGGTAGGACTGCGATTTAATTTCCCTCTAAATCTAGAATCTATTTCTTGCTCTATTTTGATCTCATTTTTAAAATCTTCCATTTTTCTCTCGATAATCATATCTATACGCCTATCTAAATTAAAATTGATTAATTTCTCCAAATCTGTATCTTGTTTTATTGATGTTTCAATTATTTTTTTAGTATCGTTTTTTATTTCAGTAATATCTTTCTTGATTCTGTCAAAGTTTACCTCAGTGTCTTTCTTGATTCTGTCAAAGTTTACCTCAGTGTCTTTCTTGATTCTGTCAAAGTTTACCTCAGTGTCTTTCTTGATTCTGTCAAAGTTTACCTCAGTGTCTTTCTTGATTGTTTTTATATTCTGAGAAACATCTTGTGATTGTTTTTTTATTGTATTGACATTTTGAATTAATTTTCTATTGAATCTTGTTTGCTTTTTTTGAAATGGCAACAAAAGCCAATCTTTCATTTCGTTATGCAGTTTTTTTCTTATTGTTTTAATCAAACTGTTGCCAGAATCAACATTTTTTAAATTTAGATTTATCATGTTTGCATCATCATCATTTATCTCATGATCTGCTTTTGAATTTATTTTTTTTAATGTTGACTCCTTTAGGTGTGTCTCCTTAAGATGTGATTCTTTGACAGGCGTATTAGCCTTGATTGTGTCTCTAGTTCTGATTTCTGGAAGTATTACTTTTTTAAGAATTTGATTTGGCGAATTTTTTATGACTTCAAAAAACTCTGATGCTATGTTTTCTGGATTATGGTTTTCTATGATGTATTTTTCTGCATTATCTGATATTTCTTTGCGATATTCATCTTCGTTAGCCAATTTAAGTAATGCATTGTATACTGAAACCTCTTCTTTTACATCAGGAATAATCTTGATTACTGTGTTATTGGGTATCTCTTCAAATGATCCTATGTTAGATACAATTACTGGTTTACCATTTCCCATAATTTGAAGTGTAATGATTGATGTTTCACCTGCAGTGGGATATCTTAATTGTATTGCAATATCTGTAATGCTGATATATGG
Above is a window of Nitrosopumilus sp. K4 DNA encoding:
- a CDS encoding radical SAM protein, which gives rise to MGADIITIKDSKPRSANELKKQTGEAYRTSDSKNLSLQNFDFNKKILFHPEKIAAYKEGERPFPTTIEVDLTNRCNHRCSFCFYAEHIGVEADKPSLETELLKKRLQEAKELGTKAISFTGGGEPTIHKDYLEMIEFANGIGLDIGTITNGSAITERNVERYVNNLQWIRISMAGGDRESYKKVQGVDQFELIVKNIGILSDKKSEINSDLNIGIRTLVTPDNVSTLEGFAERIKSLNINYYQLAPDQYSDDKGKFWNDEKTQNVFRNVKTILANHGINLLTTTYMTAQENLDYPQTCYAHFFMLAILAEGYVTFCKNARGEEQFYIGNINEKSLKEIWEDNKTKDIEKWVKPNNCGLFCKHMAINNTMEDLMNPSADMSPNFVG
- a CDS encoding glycosyltransferase translates to MGILFAGIGISFFALIIINVVFFLSTFILLVTYGLQDFFQGMNFFERVYSSTYFKWIIIFDGVWLAIALLFAQKRKYYRTDPNKDYLSYYPLESKQICVIIVAYNEELAIGKVIDDFVLQKNVKEVIVIDNHSEDNTVKIAQEHGAKVITKEKNMGFGHSCVVGFQEALKTDYDIIVLVEGDGSSNGYDLEKMIPYLDNSDLVLGTRLIQTLSEKGNQVKMMYVWGNYFLAKLIQIKFFSLLHMGSVSLTDVGCILRVIRKESLKEIIQSFTDHRTGKVIPGNEFSLYMIIESIKANLRVVEVPVTSNKRIGESKIGSDKKFKAIKMGLSHIWFILKS
- a CDS encoding lysylphosphatidylglycerol synthase transmembrane domain-containing protein translates to MNILSFKRILGFVLISIIFYFGVILYGDINQINQNFSVLDFRYIPAILSMVVVSIFLKSLRQKYLLQRENLDISVKDSVSIFCSGLAFLMTPGAIGTFAKSFFMKEKYGFQLSKTISVIIAERIFDLVGISGLVIIFMSFRFVDVLFLPITLFVILLIGFIFLASRSFFTNRITNVLKKLIKQDGFEISFKNILTRKNIFTLTVFSIGCWFLDAVAFYLSFSAFITEINFFDASIIGLSSLVAGFLTLIPGGIGITEVSLINLLIQYNLDYDLATTATIFSRICTVWFATVLGIFFVIPLIKK
- a CDS encoding glycosyltransferase family 4 protein; protein product: MKLAYFTPTSPLKTGISEYSEKELLPYLSKHCKIEIIIDKEYTPTNEFIKNNFNIINIEEFKNNYDKILYHVGNNPFHKYVYETAIENPGIVVMHDPLIHHLVRFLTVGQKKPERYIQLMEFAYGPKGRVIAENAITSREFPLFEYPLVKELVESSLAVIVHSKFAENIIREECPDANIIKINMPITVENKTEQGLRESLGIPKNHTVISTFGNIGFYKRLNVALKAFSHFLKKNPESTFIIAGSYLSEAYADEIHKLVEELGITDRVIETGFVEDLQPYISITDIAIQLRYPTAGETSIITLQIMGNGKPVIVSNIGSFEEIPNNTVIKIIPDVKEEVSVYNALLKLANEDEYRKEISDNAEKYIIENHNPENIASEFFEVIKNSPNQILKKVILPEIRTRDTIKANTPVKESHLKETHLKESTLKKINSKADHEINDDDANMINLNLKNVDSGNSLIKTIRKKLHNEMKDWLLLPFQKKQTRFNRKLIQNVNTIKKQSQDVSQNIKTIKKDTEVNFDRIKKDTEVNFDRIKKDTEVNFDRIKKDTEVNFDRIKKDITEIKNDTKKIIETSIKQDTDLEKLINFNLDRRIDMIIERKMEDFKNEIKIEQEIDSRFRGKLNRSPTKEEIIVYRNKIKKNQITFTELENEIGKLE